The DNA region CCTTCTAAGTTATTTTTTAATATGTCTGCACCTTCCAAAATCATTATTTTAATACCATCTTCCATAAAACATCCCCCTTTTCATAATTGAATTATTTTTGTTCTTCGCAATTTGCGACAATCAATTTATTATTTTTTAAACTAACACCTCCCAACTAAAATTATTTTTAAAAAACCTATTGACTTATTACCAAATATGATGTATCATAAAAGTATGAAAATTATGTTTTAAATCACTACCTCATATTTGGTGAATAAAAATAAAGTAAGTGGTTAAAATTAAAATATAAATGTACTAGAACAGTTAAAAGGTGTGTCAGACCTTTTTCACCGTCCAATTACTATATTACTCTTTTTTTTGAATATGTCAATAATTTATGCATAGTTTTTTGAAAAATTTCTATGTTTTTTTGTGTTTCCATAAAATATCTGATTTATTGAGTTATTGATTGACTTTGTAAATACTCTTGATAGTCCTTCTCCCAATTATAATTATTGCATTCGTCATAAAAATCATCTAGATAATCCAAGTCTGCATCTGCATATGCTTCTTGAATTGCTTGTCTATGCTCTACTATTTTTCTTTGCATTAATTTAGTTGCTACTTTCATTAATAATACTGCTAATTTTAATTTAAATTTTTCTATCATAATAATCACCAACCTATTCTTCCACAATAAATCTATACATGATATTATGTTTAAGAATAAGTATATAACTACCCTCGTAAAATCCAACACCTTGTATAATCTTATTAATATCCTTCATATCAATTAATACAGAGCATATTTGTTCAGTTAAATCATCGAGTATTAAAACTCTTTTATTACTATGCTTATACTCATCTATATACCAGCCAAAATCTTCAAATGTCACCTGGGTTTGTACCACTCCATGTATATCTAAAGTAATAGTTTCCTCACTAACCTCATTTAAATATAATTCAAATTCTTGAAACCCAACCTCAACACCAAATTCTTTATAATTACCATCTTTTAAAAACATATTTTTATTTTCCCCCTTGGATTTATTTTGTAAAGCTAATTTATATCTTGTTGAACCTCATAATTGTATATTACACTATAGTAATTATATTGTCAACACTATAATTATAATTCTTTATACACTTTATAAATTATTTTACATATGCTATAATAATTGATAATAAATACATATAAGGTGGAAATATACATGATAGAAATAAAATTACAAAACATATTAAATAGAGAAGAAAGGTCTTTAAACTGGGTATCAATTAAAACTGGTATAGCTTATTCTACACTACATAAATTAAATAATAACAATACTACATCTATAAGTTTTAATACTTTAGATGCTTTATGCAAGTTGTTTAAATGTAAATTAACTGATATTATTGATTTTGTAGATGAAGAAAAAAGGTAGTGAGATATAATTCCACTACCTTTGCTTTTAATTTAGTTAACATCAGCATCTAATACTTCGGTTAATAATTTTTCCAGCACTATAATTTCTATAGGATTAATTACTGTTAAATCTTTATCTTCTGGTTTTAAAATATATCTTGTATATTTTTTATCTCTGAATCTTGGGTCATTTGATGAAAATTTACAATCTCTAATAATCTCTAATTTTACACTATATTGCCCATCTGTTATTGTATCTCCCTTGCTAAAATCAATATTATAGCAAATAAATTTAAATATATTTGCTAGACCATGATTTATATTTTCAGTCATAGTTCCCTTTAATTCTATATATTTAGGATTACTATTATTTTCTACAACTAAATCAATACCTTTTGTTGTATTATAGTCTAATAAGGTAAAATCAAATAGTAAAGGATATATGTTTATTAAATTTATTAAAAAAACCAATGTCTCTGATTCTGAATAATATGTAACCTTTTTTCTTTTATTCTTTTTTAACTTAGCTGGCTCAAATATACATTTGTTACCTATAGGTAATTTAATTAAGCTTTTATTTTGGGAAGCTTTATATCGTTCTTTAAGAAATTTTTTATCTTCAACAGCATCATTTTTATTTTTTTCATCTCTTTCTATATCTGTTCTTTCTTTGATAGCATTTTTTACAATTGTTGTCTCAAAAATTTCATTTAATTTCTTCTTTATTAGTTGTAGTTTTTCTAAATCAGTATTTCTTATTGATCCTCTATTAGCTGTCAATTCAAATTCATCACAATCTAAAAATGCATGTAAATATGTATAAGTATTAATTCCTTTTCCACCTTCAATCCAATCATCAACTTTTTCAATTGGTACACCACCTTTACATGCCCATATTCCATATCTTTCTCCATCACTATGAAGAAGATTTTTATTTATTGAAGTTGCGCCTTTTCTACTTAATAAAACATCGTATCTTCTTTTTGTTTCATATCCCTCAACATATATTATTAAATTGAATTTTGTTTGATTATCATCACAAACTACGCTTTCAATACTACTAGGATATATTTTTTTACTATAGAAATCATAATATTGTTTATTACTTTCAATTTTATTTCTATATTTTCTTAAATCTGTCTCATTAGTTCTATTTTTTTCTATAAAATAATGCCCTAATTTTATTTCTTCATATAATTCTCCATCTATTTTTTTAAATACAGGTAAAGGTTCAATTAATTTTATACTACTATATTTTTCTTTGAAATCTCCTATATCAAGACCTTGTAAGAATAGTTTTATTCCTTTATCGGCTAAATTAGAATCAAAATAGGTTCTAACCGTTCCAAAAACTGTAAACCATTTAATATAATCTCTTATATAAATATGTGTTAACATATATTTTGTAAGACTTAAATTAAAATATTTTGGATTTTTAATACTCATAAAAAATCCTGTTTTATATTTTGATGGAATTTCAATATTCAAGTCTTTAGGATTCATAGGATCACTATATTTATATGTATCGTTTTCTTTTATTTGTTTTACAGCTTCAATCATTTCAGCAGCCCAATAATCCCCCTCAACTTTAGAGCAAATTTTAATTTGTTCAGAATTAAAAAAAATCTTTGTTCCATGCCCTTTATATCCTAACTTACCTTTTATAGGGGATTTATTTTTATCTATTTTTGAGGAATTAGCTAGTCCAAAAAAATCGTCTATTCTATTTTTTTTAAGTCCTTTTCCATTATCTAAAATATCAATATATAAGTCAGACTGAGAAAGTTCCTTAGAACAATAAATTTTACAATAAATCTCAGTAGCATCTTCATCCACAGCATTTTGAAATGCTTCTCTAAATATTTCAAGTGGATTACTAAAATCAGTAATTGTTTGATATAATTCATATCCATTATTTATCTTTGGTGTTCGATTATATTTTTTACTATATTCCATATGATACCACCCATTTATTTATATATTTTACATATATTGTACTATTATATTTTATTTATTTCAACTAAAATGTAAATAACAATATTTTCATAAGTTCTGCCAGAACCAATACCAACCTTTTCTGCTATAATATCACTAATGACTCTCTTTTTCGTTAACTCTTTTAATATAAAATTAAATTCTATTAATAATATAAGTATTTTAGACAAAAAAATTGACAATAATTTCTTTACATTTTCTACATAATAATATATAATATGCATAGAACAAAAGTGCTAAATGGTACCCCTTTTTTAATAAACCCTATGTCCACACATAGGGTTTATTTATTTTTTTGTAAACTTTTATATGCATATTACCATCTTTTTCCAATAAAGTGTATAATATATATTGTAAAATAATTACAAGGGAGTGTTAATATGAATAACAAAACAAGTATGCTAAAAAGAAAAGGATTATCTAGAATAATTACCGCCTGTATTATCGCAGTAGGTATTGTAAGTTTATTTAGTGGTTGTGGATCTAATGGTAAAAACAATACTACTAATAATGCTACTAATAATGCTACTAATACTATTGCATCAAATAATACTACTGCAACAGACAACAACTCAAGTAATAGCGGACAA from Clostridium pasteurianum BC1 includes:
- a CDS encoding helix-turn-helix domain-containing protein, yielding MIEIKLQNILNREERSLNWVSIKTGIAYSTLHKLNNNNTTSISFNTLDALCKLFKCKLTDIIDFVDEEKR
- a CDS encoding ATP-binding protein; the protein is MEYSKKYNRTPKINNGYELYQTITDFSNPLEIFREAFQNAVDEDATEIYCKIYCSKELSQSDLYIDILDNGKGLKKNRIDDFFGLANSSKIDKNKSPIKGKLGYKGHGTKIFFNSEQIKICSKVEGDYWAAEMIEAVKQIKENDTYKYSDPMNPKDLNIEIPSKYKTGFFMSIKNPKYFNLSLTKYMLTHIYIRDYIKWFTVFGTVRTYFDSNLADKGIKLFLQGLDIGDFKEKYSSIKLIEPLPVFKKIDGELYEEIKLGHYFIEKNRTNETDLRKYRNKIESNKQYYDFYSKKIYPSSIESVVCDDNQTKFNLIIYVEGYETKRRYDVLLSRKGATSINKNLLHSDGERYGIWACKGGVPIEKVDDWIEGGKGINTYTYLHAFLDCDEFELTANRGSIRNTDLEKLQLIKKKLNEIFETTIVKNAIKERTDIERDEKNKNDAVEDKKFLKERYKASQNKSLIKLPIGNKCIFEPAKLKKNKRKKVTYYSESETLVFLINLINIYPLLFDFTLLDYNTTKGIDLVVENNSNPKYIELKGTMTENINHGLANIFKFICYNIDFSKGDTITDGQYSVKLEIIRDCKFSSNDPRFRDKKYTRYILKPEDKDLTVINPIEIIVLEKLLTEVLDADVN